Proteins from a single region of Desulfolutivibrio sulfoxidireducens:
- a CDS encoding HDIG domain-containing metalloprotein — MPEKPLADALAAFSPETRPETMPGADAPKVCRVPTTAQCLALWDAFDMLPNIRAHSLTVACIAEVLAEKALTAGFDVDVCAVRAAALLHDLAKTYTIRHGGNHSQLGGAWVQELTGNPVLAQGVVHHVHWPFTVDIRVHFLPLSIIYSDKRVKHNRVVSLNERFEDLLTRYGATPEIRQRIGRSFSQAREIEEALIQNLGFQPDADIAHCRRLVE; from the coding sequence ATGCCCGAAAAACCGCTCGCCGACGCCCTTGCGGCGTTTTCCCCGGAGACGCGCCCCGAGACCATGCCGGGCGCGGATGCTCCCAAGGTCTGCCGCGTGCCCACCACGGCCCAATGCCTGGCCCTGTGGGACGCCTTCGACATGCTGCCCAACATCCGGGCCCACAGCCTGACTGTGGCCTGCATCGCCGAGGTTTTGGCCGAAAAGGCCCTGACCGCCGGGTTCGACGTGGACGTATGCGCCGTACGGGCCGCGGCGCTTTTGCACGACCTGGCCAAGACCTACACCATACGCCACGGCGGCAACCACAGCCAACTCGGCGGGGCCTGGGTCCAGGAACTGACCGGCAACCCGGTCCTGGCCCAGGGGGTCGTCCATCACGTCCACTGGCCCTTCACGGTGGACATCCGGGTCCATTTCCTGCCCCTGAGCATCATCTACAGCGACAAGCGGGTCAAACACAACCGGGTGGTCAGCCTGAACGAACGGTTCGAGGACCTCCTGACCCGGTATGGGGCCACGCCAGAGATTCGTCAACGGATCGGCCGCTCCTTCTCCCAGGCCCGGGAGATCGAGGAGGCGCTGATACAAAACCTGGGATTCCAACCTGATGCGGATATTGCTCATTGCCGGCGGCTGGTCGAGTGA
- a CDS encoding D-alanine--D-alanine ligase family protein, with amino-acid sequence MRILLIAGGWSSEREVSLSGAEKIRQALITLGHEVRFLDPALAFDDILGQAAKADFAFLNLHGAPGEDGLIQAMLDTARVPYQGTGPAGSFLALNKAAAKQIFHAQGIPTPAWEFLPTPPGRDFRPRFPAPYFVKPNLGGSSVHASLVQDPDGLFAALEKIFKSGDAALVEPALSGVELTCAVLGETPLPPILIRPKTQSGFFDYASKYTPDAADEVCPAPVAPEITHALEQTSLAAHRALGLCGYSRSDFILTDSGLMLLETNTLPGMTPTSLLPRSAAAADMTFEDLLARLIELGLGRGLHAH; translated from the coding sequence ATGCGGATATTGCTCATTGCCGGCGGCTGGTCGAGTGAACGCGAGGTGTCCTTGTCCGGAGCCGAAAAGATCCGGCAGGCCCTCATCACCCTTGGCCACGAGGTCCGGTTCCTGGACCCGGCCCTGGCCTTTGACGACATCCTGGGCCAGGCGGCCAAGGCCGATTTCGCCTTCCTGAACCTGCACGGCGCGCCGGGCGAGGACGGGCTCATCCAGGCCATGCTCGACACCGCCCGTGTGCCCTATCAGGGGACAGGGCCGGCCGGTTCGTTTCTGGCCCTGAACAAGGCCGCGGCCAAACAGATATTCCACGCCCAGGGCATCCCCACCCCGGCCTGGGAGTTTCTGCCCACCCCACCCGGGCGTGACTTTCGCCCCCGTTTCCCCGCGCCCTATTTCGTCAAGCCCAACCTGGGCGGATCGAGCGTGCACGCCAGCCTGGTTCAGGACCCGGACGGCCTTTTCGCGGCCCTGGAAAAAATCTTCAAAAGCGGGGACGCGGCCCTGGTGGAGCCGGCCCTGTCCGGCGTGGAACTGACCTGCGCCGTACTCGGGGAAACCCCCCTGCCGCCCATCCTCATCCGGCCCAAGACCCAAAGCGGCTTTTTCGACTACGCCTCCAAATACACACCGGACGCGGCGGACGAGGTCTGCCCGGCCCCCGTGGCCCCGGAGATCACCCACGCCCTGGAGCAGACCTCCCTGGCCGCCCACCGGGCCCTGGGGCTTTGCGGATACAGCCGTTCGGACTTCATCCTGACGGATTCGGGGCTCATGCTCCTTGAGACCAACACCCTGCCGGGCATGACCCCCACGAGCCTTTTGCCCCGCTCGGCCGCGGCGGCGGACATGACCTTCGAGGACCTCCTGGCCCGGCTCATCGAACTGGGCCTGGGCCGAGGCCTGCACGCCCATTGA
- the carA gene encoding glutamine-hydrolyzing carbamoyl-phosphate synthase small subunit, which produces MKAILALEDGTLFHGESFTGQGVAGGEVIFNTGMTGYQEVLTDPSYHGQMVCMTYPHIGNYGVNPADVESAKIHVAGFIVKECCKTPSNWRATASLPDYLTRQGVMGIEGIDTRALTRHLRLHGAMRGYISTDVSDPEKIVAAARSLPSMEGLGLADRVTCAGPYRFDGEKPVPVDLIDGTYAWPGPGPRVAAYDMGIKWNILRLLAGQGFDVLAVPSTFTADQVKRLSPDAIFLSNGPGDPAALPGLIAATAVLADRYPTAGICLGHQLLGLALGGRTFKLKFGHHGLNHPVKDLETGRIEISSQNHGFCVDIDSLKDVRLTHINLNDQTLEGFAHAKKPIIAIQHHPEAAPGPHDSRFFFRRFREMVREHTGK; this is translated from the coding sequence ATGAAAGCCATCCTTGCCCTGGAAGACGGCACGCTTTTTCACGGTGAATCCTTCACCGGCCAGGGCGTCGCCGGCGGAGAGGTCATCTTCAACACCGGCATGACCGGCTACCAGGAGGTGCTCACCGACCCCTCCTATCACGGCCAGATGGTGTGCATGACCTATCCGCACATCGGCAACTACGGGGTCAACCCGGCCGACGTGGAATCGGCCAAAATCCACGTGGCCGGCTTCATCGTCAAGGAATGCTGCAAGACGCCCTCCAACTGGCGGGCCACGGCCTCGCTTCCGGACTATCTCACCCGCCAGGGGGTCATGGGCATCGAGGGCATCGACACCCGGGCCCTGACCCGGCACCTGCGCCTTCACGGGGCCATGCGCGGATATATCTCGACCGACGTGTCCGATCCGGAAAAGATCGTCGCCGCCGCCCGGTCCCTGCCCTCCATGGAGGGCCTGGGACTGGCCGACCGGGTCACCTGCGCCGGCCCCTACCGCTTCGACGGGGAAAAACCCGTGCCCGTGGACCTGATCGACGGGACCTACGCCTGGCCCGGCCCAGGTCCCCGGGTCGCGGCCTACGACATGGGCATCAAGTGGAACATCCTGCGTCTGTTGGCCGGACAGGGCTTCGACGTTCTGGCCGTGCCCTCCACGTTCACGGCGGATCAGGTCAAACGCCTGTCCCCGGACGCGATATTCCTCTCCAACGGACCCGGGGACCCGGCGGCCCTGCCCGGGTTGATCGCGGCCACGGCCGTTTTGGCCGACCGCTACCCCACGGCCGGCATCTGTCTCGGGCACCAGCTTTTGGGCCTGGCCCTGGGAGGCAGGACCTTCAAGCTCAAGTTCGGGCATCACGGCCTCAACCACCCGGTCAAGGATCTGGAGACCGGCCGCATCGAGATCTCCTCGCAGAACCACGGCTTTTGCGTGGACATCGACAGCTTAAAGGACGTCAGGCTGACGCACATCAACTTGAACGATCAGACCCTGGAAGGCTTCGCCCACGCCAAAAAGCCGATCATCGCCATCCAGCACCATCCCGAGGCCGCGCCGGGGCCCCACGACAGCCGGTTTTTCTTCCGGCGGTTTCGGGAGATGGTCCGGGAGCACACCGGCAAATAG